The nucleotide sequence CGAGGATTCCGCTCCATTGCTTGCTTTTTGTCAATTTGAACTCTACCGTACCTCTGTACGCCGACGAATTCAAATTGACAAAATATAACTTCCTTTTTCTTAAGTCTACAGCGTGTCGATAGGTTTATCGACACGCTGAAAAGGAACTGTGCAACGCACAATTCCTTCTCGTTTTTTATTCGCTAATCAGCACAACTCTGCCGGCATCATTCCAACCAACCTGCGCGCCAAAAGCTTCTGCAATAACGCGCACCGGAATCATGGTTCTGTCATTGATAAGTTGTGCCGGCACATCCACCGGAATTGTCTCGCCGTTTTTGTGCATCACGTTTGCACCGATGGCAATTTCCACCACTACACCGTCACGCACCGCACGTACGGTAGACGTTGCATCATCCCAGAACACATCCGCATCCATCGCTTCAAAAATTGCACGGAGCGGAACTAAAGTTCTGTCGTTAATCAGCTCAGGATTCTGGTCATAGGTATGGAACGAAACGCGTGTTCCGTTATACAAAACCGTAATACCGCTGTTTACCGACTTATCGGTTAAAAATGAAATACTGTATTTTTTACAGGTTTCTGCCACATACGAATCCTTTGCACAGTAAATAATACAATTGTCGGAATCATATATAATATCCGAAGCCATGACTTTCACTGTGTCCGGCATGTACAGACTCTTCAAGGAAGGTATATACGCAAAAGAACCACTGGAAATCTCTTCTACACCGTAAGGAATGATAACCTCAGCTAAACCGGTTTCTCTAAATGCGCCGCTCTCAATTATTTTCAAAGAAGTCGGTAAAATAATGCTTTTCAGCGCAGAACATTCTTCAAAAGCACCACCGCTGAGACTGTTATCGATATAGGTGACAGTGTTCGGCAAATTCACTTCCTTTAAGGAAATACAGCCATTAAAAGTACCGCCGGGTACGCCGGGCGTGCCATATCCTAAGGTTACCTTTTCCAGCTTTTTGCAGTCTGCAAAAATATTCCATGCATCGCTGTGAGAATAATTAAGGTCCGGCATAAAGGGCCAGCTAAGTTCTACAAGACCTGTGTTGGAAAACGCACGATCGCCTAAGAAAGATAACCCTGCCGGCAAGTCTACCGCAGTCAAACCGGTACAATTTGAAAAAGCATAGTCGCCAATAT is from Clostridia bacterium and encodes:
- a CDS encoding leucine-rich repeat protein; this translates as MKRKILFGLMLAIVVACLCVPAFALTEGDWEFQLLDDEVTITGYLGNAENVVVPETLFGVPVTKIEIDNSEKSLGRAKSVKFPSQLKELKNGVLGYYSKALESAVLPEGLEKIENGVFSDCEELKFINLPAGLKYIGDYAFSNCTGLTAVDLPAGLSFLGDRAFSNTGLVELSWPFMPDLNYSHSDAWNIFADCKKLEKVTLGYGTPGVPGGTFNGCISLKEVNLPNTVTYIDNSLSGGAFEECSALKSIILPTSLKIIESGAFRETGLAEVIIPYGVEEISSGSFAYIPSLKSLYMPDTVKVMASDIIYDSDNCIIYCAKDSYVAETCKKYSISFLTDKSVNSGITVLYNGTRVSFHTYDQNPELINDRTLVPLRAIFEAMDADVFWDDATSTVRAVRDGVVVEIAIGANVMHKNGETIPVDVPAQLINDRTMIPVRVIAEAFGAQVGWNDAGRVVLISE